From one Microthrixaceae bacterium genomic stretch:
- a CDS encoding SDR family oxidoreductase, translating into MDLGVAGRSYLIIGGTAGMGLAAARVLAGDGANVAVVGRRQDRAERAAEELRAAGAPIAIGLVGDLTEVGAAERVVAEALDAFAGGGGSGGGGAGGGAGTLRGVLRGVAVTTGLGMEGQRDLLSAQDQQWAATFDDVLLSVVRACRAVVPVLIEGGGGSLVTTAAYSIRAPKARQLPYAALKSSVATMSKALAKEYGPHGVRVNCVCPGATESEVLAAMRLGVAEHRGWPVETALERVMAEEWGMNVALGRPGQPEELGDVIAYLLSERSSYVTGALFNVDGGTDF; encoded by the coding sequence GTGGATCTTGGCGTTGCCGGTCGCAGCTATCTCATCATCGGCGGGACCGCCGGGATGGGCCTGGCCGCGGCGAGGGTGCTGGCGGGCGACGGAGCCAACGTGGCCGTCGTTGGACGGCGTCAAGACCGTGCCGAACGCGCCGCTGAGGAACTGCGTGCGGCTGGAGCGCCGATCGCCATCGGCCTGGTGGGCGACCTCACCGAAGTCGGGGCGGCGGAGCGGGTCGTCGCCGAGGCGCTCGATGCCTTCGCCGGCGGTGGCGGGTCTGGCGGCGGCGGTGCGGGCGGCGGTGCGGGTACGCTGCGCGGCGTCCTGCGCGGCGTGGCGGTGACGACCGGGCTCGGCATGGAGGGTCAACGCGACCTGCTGAGCGCACAGGATCAGCAGTGGGCTGCAACCTTCGACGACGTGTTGTTGAGCGTCGTGCGGGCCTGTCGGGCTGTCGTCCCGGTGCTGATCGAGGGTGGGGGAGGATCGCTCGTCACGACCGCGGCTTATTCGATTCGTGCCCCGAAGGCTCGCCAGTTGCCCTACGCCGCACTGAAGTCGAGCGTGGCCACGATGTCGAAGGCGCTCGCCAAGGAGTACGGGCCACACGGTGTGCGGGTGAACTGCGTGTGCCCGGGCGCCACCGAAAGCGAGGTGCTCGCGGCGATGCGCCTGGGTGTGGCCGAACACCGGGGATGGCCGGTGGAAACAGCGCTCGAACGCGTCATGGCCGAGGAGTGGGGGATGAACGTCGCGCTCGGTCGGCCGGGACAGCCCGAGGAGTTGGGCGACGTGATCGCGTACCTGTTGTCGGAGCGGTCCTCCTATGTCACCGGCGCGCTCTTTAACGTCGACGGCGGCACCGACTTCTGA
- a CDS encoding CoA transferase, with product MSTPLSDLNVIDLSTVVAGPGCTRYLADFGATVINVERPPAGDTTRSMGFADPADPDGTSLFWKLIGRNKRAVVLDLKDPDDVDRLLRLVDEAHVLVENLRPGGIERLGLGPDVLLARNPRLVITRITGFGQDGPYASRPGFATIAEAMSGFAGLNGEPDGGPMLPPIALTDELTAMAAAFATLVAVHSGVGQVVDVNLLETLLQTMGPLPAAYAASGYLQPRLGSGIPYTVPRGTWQSADGRWIAVSSSHETVARRVLDLVGLGDRSELMSFAGRVANRELIDERMAEWIGARNAEEVLAAFDAAEAAAAPVYDMADVAADPHLGERKALTEIDGVTMQGLVARLSATPGQIRHAGRRLAEDQEILDADDPWGSARS from the coding sequence ATGTCCACACCGCTGAGCGACCTGAACGTCATCGACCTCTCCACCGTCGTCGCGGGGCCGGGCTGCACCCGGTATCTCGCCGATTTCGGCGCCACGGTCATCAACGTCGAGCGTCCGCCCGCAGGTGACACGACCCGTTCGATGGGTTTTGCCGACCCCGCCGACCCCGACGGCACCTCGCTGTTCTGGAAGCTGATCGGTCGCAACAAACGGGCCGTCGTGCTCGACCTCAAAGATCCCGATGACGTCGATCGACTCCTGCGCCTCGTCGACGAGGCTCACGTTCTCGTGGAGAACCTCCGCCCCGGCGGTATCGAACGCCTCGGCCTCGGACCCGACGTCTTGTTGGCGCGAAACCCCCGACTCGTCATCACCCGGATCACCGGATTCGGCCAGGACGGGCCGTACGCGTCACGACCCGGATTCGCCACGATCGCCGAGGCCATGTCCGGGTTCGCCGGGCTCAATGGCGAACCCGACGGGGGGCCGATGCTGCCGCCGATCGCGCTCACCGACGAACTCACGGCGATGGCGGCCGCGTTCGCCACGTTGGTTGCGGTTCACAGCGGCGTCGGCCAGGTCGTCGACGTGAACCTGCTGGAGACGTTGCTGCAGACGATGGGGCCGCTGCCCGCTGCGTACGCCGCCAGCGGGTATCTCCAGCCGCGACTCGGTTCGGGCATTCCGTACACGGTGCCCCGCGGGACGTGGCAGAGCGCCGATGGCCGCTGGATTGCGGTGAGCAGCAGTCACGAGACGGTGGCGAGGCGGGTGCTCGACCTCGTCGGACTCGGCGATCGCTCCGAGTTGATGAGTTTCGCCGGCCGGGTGGCCAACCGCGAACTGATCGACGAGCGGATGGCCGAGTGGATCGGTGCCCGCAACGCCGAGGAGGTGCTCGCCGCGTTCGACGCTGCCGAGGCCGCCGCGGCACCCGTCTACGACATGGCCGATGTCGCCGCCGATCCCCACCTCGGCGAGCGCAAGGCATTGACCGAAATCGATGGGGTGACCATGCAGGGGCTTGTCGCACGCCTGTCGGCCACCCCCGGACAAATCCGACACGCCGGGCGCCGACTCGCCGAGGATCAGGAGATCCTCGACGCGGACGACCCGTGGGGCTCGGCCCGTTCGTGA